Proteins from one Paenibacillus amylolyticus genomic window:
- a CDS encoding DUF3889 domain-containing protein: MRMLIVTVMSVVLSLAGMTSGTGAAIPDYAKWGIIAVKETQTKYNVDILDYKHIGRTSLTADQSREQFKLWVRAKDGKQFAVYVNVDFNPSTQQLKKVQFSESDRH, encoded by the coding sequence ATGAGAATGCTCATTGTTACCGTCATGTCGGTGGTCTTGAGTTTGGCCGGAATGACATCAGGAACAGGTGCCGCCATCCCTGATTATGCGAAGTGGGGAATTATAGCGGTCAAAGAAACACAGACCAAGTACAATGTAGATATTTTGGACTATAAGCACATCGGCCGTACTTCTCTAACAGCGGATCAATCACGGGAACAGTTCAAGCTATGGGTTCGTGCCAAAGACGGCAAGCAGTTCGCGGTCTATGTGAATGTTGATTTTAATCCATCTACACAGCAATTGAAGAAAGTACAATTTTCCGAATCCGATCGACACTGA
- a CDS encoding DUF3892 domain-containing protein, with translation MDQTTRESFTAVQKNGDGDLTAFQTSAGRVLDYQQALAEVKAGAIAGVNVFKGKDGEMYIRGDADGDPTNNLDQLPIF, from the coding sequence ATGGATCAAACAACACGCGAGAGTTTCACAGCCGTACAGAAAAATGGTGACGGTGACCTGACAGCCTTTCAGACTTCAGCAGGACGTGTACTGGATTATCAGCAAGCACTTGCAGAAGTAAAGGCTGGCGCTATTGCCGGCGTGAATGTATTTAAAGGCAAGGATGGCGAAATGTACATTCGCGGCGATGCCGATGGTGACCCAACCAACAACCTGGATCAACTTCCCATTTTCTAA